In Sphingomonas sp. PAMC26645, one DNA window encodes the following:
- a CDS encoding cation diffusion facilitator family transporter, which produces MGGHHHGHDHGHSHSSGHAGHSHGGHSHAPASFDRAFAIGIGLNIVFVVVEAIVGLRIDSVALLADAGHNLCDVLGLVVAWGGTMLARTAPTKRYTYGLKGSTILAALANALLLLVALGAIVLEASQRFSDPAPTAGLTVSMVAGIGIAVNAFTAWMFARGRKGDVNIRGAYLHMAADALVSAGVVIAGFVIWRTGLTWIDPAVSIVIAILIFWQTWGLLRETVEMSLSAVPRGIEFDHVDEALCSLPGVTEIHDLHIWPMSTTEPVLTAHLVMPAGHPGDQFLSNARTMLHDKFGIGHATLQVETGNGHDCSMADKATV; this is translated from the coding sequence TTGGGCGGACATCATCACGGGCACGATCATGGGCATTCGCATTCCAGCGGGCATGCCGGCCATTCGCACGGCGGCCACAGCCACGCCCCGGCCTCGTTCGACCGCGCCTTTGCGATCGGCATCGGTCTCAACATCGTCTTCGTCGTCGTCGAGGCGATCGTCGGCCTGCGGATCGACTCGGTCGCGCTGCTCGCCGACGCCGGCCACAACCTATGCGACGTGCTCGGCTTGGTCGTGGCATGGGGCGGCACGATGCTCGCGCGCACGGCGCCGACCAAGCGCTACACCTACGGGCTGAAGGGCTCGACGATCCTCGCCGCGCTGGCCAATGCATTGCTGTTGCTGGTCGCGCTCGGCGCGATCGTGCTGGAGGCGTCGCAGCGCTTCTCTGACCCCGCCCCGACCGCCGGCCTCACCGTGTCGATGGTCGCCGGCATCGGCATCGCCGTCAACGCGTTCACCGCGTGGATGTTCGCGCGCGGCCGCAAGGGAGACGTCAACATCCGCGGCGCGTACCTCCACATGGCCGCGGACGCGCTCGTGTCCGCGGGCGTGGTGATCGCCGGCTTCGTGATCTGGCGCACCGGCCTCACCTGGATCGACCCCGCAGTGAGCATCGTCATCGCGATCCTGATCTTCTGGCAGACCTGGGGCCTGCTCCGCGAAACCGTCGAGATGTCGCTGTCCGCCGTCCCCCGCGGGATCGAATTTGACCATGTCGACGAGGCGCTGTGCAGCCTGCCCGGCGTCACCGAGATCCACGATCTACACATCTGGCCGATGAGCACCACCGAACCCGTCCTCACCGCGCATCTCGTAATGCCCGCCGGCCACCCCGGCGACCAATTCCTCAGCAACGCCAGGACGATGCTCCACGACAAATTCGGGATCGGCCACGCCACGTTGCAGGTTGAGACCGGCAACGGCCACGACTGCTCGATGGCGGATAAGGCTACAGTCTGA
- a CDS encoding SDR family NAD(P)-dependent oxidoreductase, with protein sequence MRFSGKRAVVTGGASGIGRATALRLADEGATVLIGDIDEAGGHALADASGGRILFQRTDVLQAGDIEALMQTADDAGGLDILFNNAGAGGSRDPIGEISPEDWDRTQALLLRSVALGIRYAAPLMAKRGGGAIVNTSSVSALGTGYAPTAYSTAKAGVLHLTKQAAADLAQHKIRVNAVVPGFIVTNIFTRTLELDAAKTTQADAMIAHIAADAQPIRRPGTSEDIAAAVAFLASGDASFITGTHILVDGGMTIGTRPSWDPAQPSLFALLDKLK encoded by the coding sequence GTGAGGTTTTCAGGCAAGCGTGCCGTTGTGACCGGCGGCGCGTCCGGCATCGGCCGAGCGACCGCACTGCGACTCGCCGACGAAGGCGCCACCGTCCTGATCGGCGACATCGACGAGGCCGGCGGCCACGCGCTCGCCGACGCCTCCGGCGGCCGCATCCTGTTCCAGCGCACCGACGTGCTCCAGGCGGGCGATATTGAGGCGCTGATGCAGACCGCCGATGATGCGGGCGGGCTCGACATCCTGTTCAACAACGCCGGCGCGGGCGGCTCGCGCGACCCGATCGGCGAGATTTCGCCCGAGGACTGGGACCGCACGCAGGCGCTCCTCCTCCGCTCGGTCGCGCTCGGCATCCGCTACGCAGCACCCTTGATGGCGAAACGCGGCGGCGGCGCGATCGTCAACACCTCGTCGGTGTCCGCGCTCGGCACCGGTTACGCGCCGACCGCCTATTCCACCGCCAAGGCCGGCGTGCTCCACCTCACCAAGCAAGCCGCCGCCGATCTCGCGCAGCACAAGATCCGCGTGAACGCGGTCGTTCCCGGCTTCATCGTCACCAATATCTTCACGCGCACGCTCGAACTCGACGCCGCCAAGACGACGCAGGCCGATGCGATGATCGCGCATATCGCCGCCGACGCGCAGCCGATCCGTCGCCCCGGCACCAGCGAGGACATCGCCGCCGCGGTCGCGTTCCTCGCGAGCGGCGATGCCAGCTTCATCACCGGCACGCACATCCTCGTCGATGGCGGTATGACGATCGGCACGCGGCCGAGCTGGGACCCCGCCCAACCCTCGCTGTTCGCGCTGCTCGACAAACTGAAATGA
- a CDS encoding SDR family NAD(P)-dependent oxidoreductase yields the protein MDTTNLFRLDGRVALITGGSRGIGKMIAAGFIAQGAKVYISSRKADVCEAAAAELGPNCIALPQDVSTVAGCKALAAQFAEHESKLDILVNNAGAAWGVPFEEFSEVGWDKVMDLNVKSPFFLTQALHAALKASGSRERPAKVINITSIDGQRLNPWETYSYHASKSALIYLTKRMAARLVTDSINVTSIAPGAFASDMNKAARDHGDAVAQGIPAKRVGVDEDMAGAAIYLASRAGDYVIGETITVDGGLVHASLGTSIDA from the coding sequence ATGGATACGACCAACCTGTTCCGGCTCGACGGCCGCGTCGCGCTGATCACCGGCGGCAGCCGCGGGATCGGCAAGATGATCGCCGCCGGCTTCATCGCGCAGGGGGCCAAGGTGTACATCTCGTCGCGGAAAGCCGATGTGTGCGAGGCCGCGGCGGCGGAGCTCGGACCGAACTGCATCGCGTTGCCGCAGGACGTCTCGACGGTGGCAGGGTGCAAGGCGCTGGCCGCGCAGTTCGCCGAGCATGAGTCGAAGCTCGATATCCTCGTCAACAACGCGGGGGCGGCATGGGGCGTGCCGTTCGAGGAGTTTTCGGAGGTCGGCTGGGACAAGGTCATGGACCTGAATGTGAAGTCGCCGTTCTTCCTGACGCAGGCGCTGCATGCGGCGCTGAAGGCGTCGGGCTCGCGAGAGCGGCCGGCGAAGGTGATCAACATCACGTCGATCGACGGCCAGCGGCTGAACCCTTGGGAGACGTACAGCTATCATGCGTCGAAGTCGGCGCTGATCTATCTGACGAAGCGGATGGCGGCGCGGCTGGTGACGGACTCGATCAACGTCACCTCGATCGCACCGGGGGCGTTTGCGAGCGACATGAACAAGGCGGCGCGCGATCATGGGGACGCGGTGGCGCAGGGGATTCCGGCGAAACGGGTCGGGGTGGACGAGGATATGGCGGGCGCGGCGATCTACCTGGCGAGCCGCGCGGGGGATTATGTGATTGGGGAGACGATCACGGTGGACGGCGGGCTGGTGCACGCGTCGCTAGGCACAAGCATCGACGCGTGA
- a CDS encoding NADP-dependent malic enzyme has product MSDETLQFSEREALLFHSEGRPGKIEIIASKPMATQRDLALAYSPGVAVPVQAIYDDPATVYDYTAKGNLVAVISNGTAILGMGNLGPLASKPVMEGKAVLFKRFADVDAIDIELKTEDVNRFIDAVELMEPTFGGINLEDIKAPECFIIEQALRERMNIPVFHDDQHGTAIITAAGLINACLLTGRKLSEVKIVVNGAGAAAIACTELVKAMGVRGDNVILCDRKGVIYQGREGVDQWKSAHAAVTETRTLTEALVGADVFLGLSAAGSLTPEMVKDMAPAPIIFAMANPEPEIRPELAMAARPDAIVATGRSDYPNQVNNVLGFPFIFRGALDVRATGINDAMKIAAANAIAELARERVPEEVAAAYGVSHSFGPAYIIPAPFDPRLMEVVPVAVAKAAMASGVATKPILDIEAYRHSLRARLNPTTSVLSMAYEGARAHPKRVIFAEGEEEVVLRAAIAFKEGGYGTPVLVGRDDVPDRLRALGVTDPESFELHNSRVSPLVPRMVDFLYSRLQRRGYLRRDCERMVNQDRNIFGALLLQLGEGDALITGITRTYGETMRQIYRVIDPAAGKTPFGIHLLVGQSHTVFIADTTVNERPTAEQLADFAEQTAAVARRMGHEPRVAFLSYSNFGNPKGEWLNNIRDAVTVLDGRKVGFEYEGEMAPDVALNPKQLANYPFARLSGPANVLIMPGLQSAHISAKLLRELGGDSVIGPMLIGMEKPVQVAPMTSTASELVTLAVLAAGGIAR; this is encoded by the coding sequence ATGTCCGACGAAACGCTGCAATTCTCCGAACGCGAAGCCTTGCTCTTCCACTCGGAAGGCCGCCCGGGGAAGATCGAGATCATCGCGTCGAAGCCGATGGCGACGCAGCGCGATCTCGCGCTCGCCTATTCGCCCGGCGTCGCGGTGCCGGTGCAGGCGATCTATGACGATCCCGCGACCGTCTACGATTACACCGCGAAGGGAAACCTCGTCGCGGTGATCTCGAACGGTACCGCGATCCTCGGCATGGGCAATCTCGGTCCGCTCGCCAGCAAGCCGGTGATGGAAGGCAAGGCCGTCCTCTTCAAGCGCTTCGCCGACGTCGACGCGATCGACATCGAGCTGAAGACCGAGGACGTGAACCGCTTCATCGACGCGGTCGAGCTGATGGAGCCGACCTTCGGCGGGATCAACCTCGAGGATATCAAGGCGCCCGAATGCTTCATCATCGAGCAGGCCCTGCGCGAGCGGATGAACATCCCCGTCTTCCATGACGACCAGCACGGCACTGCGATCATCACCGCCGCCGGCCTGATCAACGCGTGCCTGCTGACCGGGCGGAAACTCTCCGAGGTCAAGATCGTCGTCAACGGCGCCGGTGCCGCGGCGATCGCCTGCACCGAGCTCGTCAAGGCGATGGGCGTGCGGGGCGACAACGTGATCCTGTGCGATCGCAAGGGCGTGATCTACCAGGGGCGCGAGGGCGTCGACCAGTGGAAGTCCGCGCACGCTGCGGTGACTGAAACGCGCACGCTGACCGAGGCGCTGGTCGGCGCCGACGTGTTCCTGGGGCTCTCTGCGGCGGGCTCGCTGACGCCGGAGATGGTCAAGGACATGGCCCCCGCGCCGATCATCTTCGCGATGGCCAATCCCGAGCCGGAGATCCGCCCCGAACTCGCGATGGCCGCGCGCCCCGACGCGATCGTCGCGACCGGCCGCTCGGATTATCCGAACCAGGTCAACAACGTGCTCGGCTTCCCGTTCATCTTCCGCGGAGCGCTCGACGTCCGCGCGACCGGCATCAACGACGCGATGAAGATCGCCGCGGCCAACGCGATTGCCGAACTCGCGCGTGAACGCGTGCCCGAGGAAGTCGCGGCGGCGTACGGCGTCAGCCACAGCTTCGGCCCGGCGTACATCATCCCCGCGCCGTTCGATCCGCGGCTGATGGAAGTCGTCCCCGTCGCGGTCGCCAAGGCGGCGATGGCGTCTGGCGTCGCGACCAAGCCGATCCTCGACATCGAAGCGTATCGCCATTCGTTGCGCGCGCGCCTCAACCCGACCACCTCGGTCCTGTCGATGGCGTACGAAGGCGCCCGCGCGCACCCGAAGCGCGTGATCTTCGCGGAGGGCGAGGAAGAAGTCGTCCTGCGCGCGGCAATCGCGTTCAAGGAAGGCGGCTACGGCACCCCGGTCCTGGTCGGCCGCGACGACGTGCCCGACCGGTTGCGCGCGCTTGGCGTCACCGATCCCGAGAGCTTCGAACTCCACAACAGCCGCGTCTCGCCGCTCGTGCCCCGGATGGTCGACTTTCTGTATTCGCGGCTCCAGCGGCGCGGCTATCTGCGCCGCGATTGCGAGCGGATGGTCAACCAGGACCGCAACATCTTCGGCGCGCTGCTGCTCCAGCTCGGTGAGGGCGACGCGCTGATTACCGGCATCACGCGCACCTATGGCGAGACGATGCGCCAGATTTATCGCGTGATCGATCCGGCGGCGGGGAAGACGCCGTTCGGTATTCATCTGCTGGTAGGGCAGAGCCACACGGTGTTTATTGCCGACACCACGGTCAACGAGCGCCCGACCGCCGAGCAACTCGCCGACTTTGCCGAGCAGACCGCGGCGGTTGCGCGGCGGATGGGGCATGAGCCTCGCGTGGCGTTCCTGAGCTATTCGAACTTCGGCAATCCGAAGGGCGAATGGCTCAACAACATCCGTGACGCGGTGACGGTGCTCGACGGGCGGAAGGTCGGGTTCGAGTATGAGGGCGAGATGGCGCCCGACGTAGCGCTGAACCCGAAGCAGCTGGCAAACTATCCGTTTGCGCGGCTGTCCGGGCCGGCGAATGTGCTGATCATGCCGGGGCTTCAGTCCGCCCACATCTCGGCGAAACTGTTGCGGGAGCTGGGCGGGGACTCGGTTATCGGGCCAATGCTGATCGGGATGGAAAAGCCGGTACAGGTTGCGCCGATGACGAGCACGGCCAGCGAGTTAGTAACCCTGGCCGTTCTCGCTGCCGGCGGCATAGCGCGTTAA
- the mutS gene encoding DNA mismatch repair protein MutS, translated as MMTQYLGLKAEAQDCLLFYRMGDFFELFMDDARVAAGVLDIALTARGEHEGKPIPMCGVPVHAATVYLQRLIKAGHRVAIAEQVESPAEAKARGGSKALVARAIVRVVTAGTLTEEALLDARSDNWCVAIGEAGGLVAIAAADVSTGRFEIVEVAGDAVEAELARLGAAEVVASEASAFEEAATTLRPKIDFDSGAGEARLKRLYGVATLDGFGQFGRAGLAAAGGLVAYLEHNAKGTMPFLRPPRIGRAAETMAIDAATRESLELTCTTGGVRKGSLLDAVDRTVTGAGARLLGADLGAPLMDKAAIDARLDLVRLFHDDQAARERLRSTLRALPDIGRALGRLAAGRGGPRDLGQLRDGLDGAWSLGERMDAIVDPPVLLRDIAPRLRGHGALIDLLKRALVPSPPIEASDGGYIAAGYDAALDDLRDAGAGGRRAIAALEAEFRTATGVTALKIRHNGVLGYHVEVPARAADPLMKPESGFTHRQTLAGVVRFNTPALHEVAAKVSQAGAHALAAEAAHLEELTAQALAGRDAIAATADALARLDVAAGLAERAAEGAWARPSLVDHACFEIEGGRHPVVEAAVAKSGDRFVANDCNLSESSRLWLVTGPNMGGKSTFLRQNALIAVLAQAGSYVPATKATLGLVDRLFSRVGASDNLARGRSTFMVEMVETAAILAQATPRSFVILDEVGRGTSTYDGLAIAWAVVEAIHEDNRCRCLFATHYHELTRLAERCEALSLHHVRAREWKGDLVLLHELADGPADRSYGLAVARLAGMSPVTVARAKAVLAKLEAGRAKTGGLAAGLDDLPLFAAAAQVEEAACDVLREDLAKLDIDAMSPRDALDALYRLKALANEG; from the coding sequence ATGATGACGCAGTATCTCGGCCTGAAGGCGGAGGCGCAGGATTGCCTGCTGTTCTACCGGATGGGCGATTTCTTCGAACTGTTCATGGATGATGCGCGGGTCGCAGCCGGCGTGCTCGACATCGCGCTGACCGCGCGCGGCGAGCATGAGGGCAAGCCGATCCCGATGTGCGGCGTGCCGGTGCATGCGGCGACGGTGTATCTGCAACGGCTGATCAAGGCCGGCCACCGGGTTGCGATCGCCGAGCAGGTCGAGAGCCCGGCGGAAGCCAAGGCGCGCGGCGGATCGAAGGCGCTCGTCGCACGCGCGATCGTGCGGGTCGTGACGGCGGGCACGCTGACCGAGGAAGCGCTGCTCGACGCGCGCTCGGACAATTGGTGCGTGGCGATCGGCGAGGCGGGCGGGTTGGTGGCGATCGCCGCCGCAGACGTGTCGACCGGGCGCTTCGAGATCGTCGAGGTTGCGGGTGACGCGGTCGAGGCGGAACTCGCAAGGCTCGGTGCGGCCGAGGTTGTTGCGTCGGAGGCTAGCGCTTTCGAGGAGGCAGCGACGACGCTGCGCCCGAAGATCGACTTCGACAGCGGCGCGGGCGAGGCTCGGTTGAAGCGGCTATACGGCGTGGCGACGCTCGACGGGTTCGGGCAGTTCGGCCGCGCAGGGCTCGCCGCAGCCGGAGGCCTGGTCGCGTATCTGGAGCATAATGCGAAGGGCACGATGCCCTTCCTCCGCCCCCCGCGGATCGGCCGAGCGGCGGAGACGATGGCGATCGACGCCGCCACCCGCGAGAGCCTCGAGCTGACCTGCACCACCGGTGGCGTACGCAAGGGGAGCCTGCTCGACGCGGTCGACCGGACCGTCACCGGGGCCGGCGCGCGGTTGCTCGGCGCGGACCTCGGCGCGCCGTTGATGGACAAGGCAGCGATCGATGCGCGGCTCGATCTGGTGCGGCTGTTCCATGACGACCAGGCGGCGCGCGAGCGATTGCGGTCGACCTTGCGCGCGCTGCCTGACATCGGCCGCGCGCTCGGACGGCTGGCGGCAGGGCGTGGCGGCCCACGCGATCTCGGGCAGTTGCGCGACGGGCTCGACGGCGCCTGGAGCCTAGGCGAGCGGATGGATGCGATCGTCGATCCGCCGGTGCTGCTCCGGGACATCGCGCCAAGATTGCGCGGGCACGGCGCGCTGATCGACCTGCTCAAGCGCGCGCTGGTGCCGTCGCCGCCGATCGAGGCATCGGACGGCGGCTATATCGCGGCAGGCTATGACGCCGCGCTCGACGACCTACGCGATGCCGGCGCTGGCGGACGGCGCGCGATCGCCGCGCTGGAGGCGGAGTTCCGCACCGCGACCGGCGTTACCGCGCTGAAGATCCGCCACAACGGCGTGCTCGGCTATCATGTCGAAGTGCCGGCGCGGGCCGCGGATCCGTTGATGAAGCCCGAGAGCGGCTTCACGCATCGCCAGACTCTCGCCGGCGTGGTCCGCTTCAATACCCCTGCGCTGCACGAGGTCGCGGCGAAGGTGTCGCAGGCCGGCGCGCATGCACTGGCGGCGGAGGCAGCGCATCTCGAGGAACTCACCGCGCAGGCTCTCGCCGGGCGCGATGCGATTGCCGCGACCGCGGATGCGCTCGCGCGGCTCGACGTCGCAGCGGGGCTAGCCGAGCGCGCGGCGGAAGGCGCCTGGGCGCGGCCGTCGCTGGTCGATCATGCGTGTTTCGAGATCGAGGGCGGCCGGCATCCGGTGGTCGAGGCGGCGGTGGCGAAGTCGGGCGATCGGTTCGTCGCCAACGACTGCAATCTGTCGGAAAGCTCGCGACTGTGGCTCGTCACCGGCCCGAACATGGGCGGTAAATCGACCTTCCTCCGCCAGAACGCGCTGATCGCGGTGCTCGCGCAGGCCGGGTCGTACGTGCCCGCGACCAAGGCCACGCTGGGGCTGGTCGATCGCCTGTTCAGCCGCGTCGGCGCGTCGGACAACCTCGCCCGCGGCCGCTCCACCTTCATGGTTGAGATGGTCGAGACCGCGGCGATCCTCGCGCAGGCGACGCCGCGCTCGTTCGTGATCCTCGACGAGGTCGGGCGCGGCACGTCGACCTATGACGGCCTCGCGATCGCCTGGGCGGTGGTCGAGGCGATCCACGAGGACAATCGCTGCCGCTGCCTGTTCGCGACACATTACCACGAACTGACGCGGTTGGCGGAGCGGTGCGAGGCGCTGTCGCTACACCACGTCCGCGCGCGCGAGTGGAAGGGCGATCTGGTGCTGCTCCACGAACTCGCCGACGGCCCGGCGGATCGGAGTTACGGGCTCGCCGTCGCGCGGCTTGCGGGGATGTCGCCGGTGACGGTGGCGCGCGCGAAGGCGGTGCTAGCGAAACTCGAGGCGGGACGCGCGAAGACTGGTGGGCTCGCGGCCGGGCTGGACGACCTGCCGTTGTTCGCCGCGGCGGCACAGGTCGAGGAAGCGGCGTGCGACGTGCTTCGCGAGGATCTGGCGAAACTCGATATCGACGCGATGAGCCCGCGCGATGCGCTGGACGCGCTGTACCGGTTGAAGGCCTTGGCGAACGAGGGCTAA
- a CDS encoding DNA-3-methyladenine glycosylase, whose amino-acid sequence MGLSAEQLETAMAALCEIEPAFAVAVGNAGHPARRISERGFATLLRTIVGQQVSVASAAAVWNKLDAVVGGAGDPAKIAAASDELLKSAGLSRQKLGYARSLADEVTSGRLDLTNLPEDDEEAIAALVRVKGIGRWSAEIYLLFAEGRTDIWPAGDLAIQIEVGRILGHETRPSEKLTREVAEAWRPHRGAAAIFAWHHYQADMKVI is encoded by the coding sequence ATGGGCCTGAGCGCAGAGCAACTCGAAACCGCGATGGCGGCGTTGTGCGAAATCGAGCCGGCGTTCGCGGTCGCGGTCGGCAATGCCGGCCACCCCGCACGGCGGATCAGCGAGCGCGGCTTCGCGACGTTGCTGCGCACGATCGTCGGGCAGCAGGTGAGCGTCGCCTCGGCCGCGGCGGTCTGGAACAAGCTCGACGCGGTGGTCGGCGGCGCAGGCGACCCCGCAAAGATCGCCGCCGCCAGCGACGAGTTGCTGAAGAGTGCCGGCCTGTCGCGCCAGAAGCTCGGCTATGCCCGCAGCCTCGCCGACGAGGTGACGAGCGGGCGGCTCGACCTCACCAACCTGCCCGAGGACGACGAGGAGGCGATCGCGGCGCTGGTCCGCGTGAAGGGGATCGGCCGCTGGTCGGCGGAGATCTATCTGCTGTTCGCGGAAGGGCGGACGGACATCTGGCCGGCGGGCGACCTTGCGATCCAGATCGAGGTCGGGCGGATATTGGGTCACGAGACTCGGCCGAGCGAGAAACTGACGCGCGAGGTGGCGGAGGCTTGGCGCCCTCACCGTGGAGCTGCGGCGATCTTCGCTTGGCATCATTATCAGGCGGACATGAAGGTCATCTGA
- a CDS encoding MFS transporter — MTAPARRLSTGTMASYGFGAVAYGVKDAGFGTFLLLFYNQVVGLPSATVGLVIMMALLIDAFVDPAVGFFSDRTRTRWGRRHPWMYASALPIMIGWLLLWNPPSVMSEPQTLVWLFVMAVIVRSAVSCYEVPSVALTPELTSGYDERTRIMAYRYLFGWVGGLLMLLSAYQYFLAPTAAFPNGLLNRAGYGGFALAGAIFIGVAILVSALGTHHEIRHLPNPPIAKQTLRESFAELRQTVKNRAFAILMAAGVCAYTIQGISYAMSNYLYTYVWGFKGPVFVYLTIALFSGVFLAFLAAPRLGRTGSKPKAAMGAVLLGAALNTSPYWLRMLGVFPEVGEPTLLPMLFGFFILGTASNVTGFILGASMMADVVEDSEAKTGRRSEGVFFAGSFFVQKCTSGIGIFFAGMILAVAGFPAKATPGTVPVETIDRLTLIYAGLYIVLACVSAFFFSRFPFGRVEHEARLARLATNTVHES, encoded by the coding sequence ATGACCGCACCCGCCCGCCGCCTCTCGACCGGAACGATGGCGAGTTACGGCTTCGGCGCGGTCGCGTACGGAGTGAAGGATGCCGGGTTCGGCACGTTCCTGCTGCTGTTCTACAACCAGGTCGTCGGGCTCCCGTCCGCCACCGTCGGGCTCGTCATCATGATGGCGCTGCTGATCGATGCGTTCGTCGATCCGGCGGTGGGCTTCTTCTCCGATCGCACGCGGACCAGATGGGGCCGTCGGCACCCGTGGATGTACGCGTCCGCGCTGCCGATCATGATCGGCTGGCTGCTGCTGTGGAACCCGCCCTCGGTGATGTCGGAGCCGCAGACGCTCGTCTGGCTGTTCGTCATGGCGGTGATCGTGCGCAGCGCGGTGAGTTGCTACGAAGTGCCGTCGGTCGCGCTGACGCCCGAGCTCACGTCGGGCTATGACGAGCGCACGCGGATCATGGCGTATCGCTATCTGTTCGGCTGGGTCGGCGGGTTGCTGATGCTGCTGTCGGCGTACCAGTATTTCCTCGCGCCCACCGCGGCGTTCCCGAACGGCCTGCTCAACCGCGCCGGCTATGGCGGCTTCGCGCTGGCGGGGGCGATCTTCATCGGCGTCGCGATCCTCGTCTCCGCGCTCGGCACGCATCACGAGATCAGGCATCTGCCGAACCCGCCGATCGCCAAGCAGACCTTGCGCGAGTCCTTCGCCGAACTCCGCCAGACCGTTAAGAATCGCGCATTCGCGATCCTGATGGCGGCGGGCGTCTGCGCGTACACGATCCAGGGCATCAGCTATGCGATGTCGAACTACCTCTACACCTATGTGTGGGGCTTCAAGGGGCCGGTGTTCGTCTACCTGACGATCGCGTTGTTCTCGGGTGTGTTTCTCGCGTTCCTCGCCGCGCCCCGGCTCGGCAGGACGGGCAGCAAGCCCAAGGCGGCGATGGGCGCGGTGCTGCTGGGCGCGGCGCTCAACACGTCGCCCTATTGGTTGCGGATGCTCGGCGTGTTTCCGGAGGTTGGCGAGCCCACGCTGCTGCCGATGCTGTTCGGGTTCTTCATCCTCGGCACCGCGTCGAACGTCACCGGGTTCATCCTCGGCGCGTCGATGATGGCCGACGTGGTCGAGGATTCGGAGGCGAAGACGGGTAGGCGGTCGGAAGGGGTGTTCTTCGCGGGGTCGTTCTTCGTGCAGAAATGCACCAGCGGGATCGGGATATTCTTCGCGGGGATGATCCTCGCGGTGGCGGGGTTCCCGGCCAAGGCGACGCCGGGGACGGTGCCGGTGGAGACGATCGACCGGCTGACGCTGATTTACGCGGGCCTTTATATCGTGCTGGCGTGCGTCTCGGCGTTCTTCTTCTCGCGGTTTCCGTTCGGGCGAGTGGAGCATGAGGCGCGGTTGGCGCGATTGGCAACGAACACAGTTCACGAGAGCTAG
- a CDS encoding Nramp family divalent metal transporter has product MSAPNLPASGFANSLAESHRTVVVPEGASFWRRLFAFVGPGYLVAVGYMDPGNWATDIAGGSAFGYTLLSVVLLSNLMAMVLQALSARLGIVAGLDLAQACRAHYSKPVSVALWFLCEIAIIACDLAEVLGTAIALKLLFGLPLVYGVVLTALDVFLILALQRFGFRKLEAFVVALLVIIAGCFVFELFLARPEWAGVLGGLVPTTQIVTNPAMLYIAIGILGATVMPHNLYLHSSIVQTRAFAKDTAGKRDAITMATIDGTVALGLAFFINAAILILAAATFHVAGRTDVAEIDQAYQLLAPMLGMGAASVLFAVALLASGQNSTVTGTLAGQIVMEGFLNLRMPVWARRLVTRLLAIVPAVFVVGASGDAGATKLLVLSQVVLSLQLPFAVVPLVKFTGDRTIMGDLVSPAWLKILAWVIAAVIIGLNGTLLYGML; this is encoded by the coding sequence ATGTCAGCCCCCAATCTCCCCGCGTCCGGCTTCGCCAACTCGCTCGCCGAGAGCCACCGCACCGTCGTCGTCCCCGAAGGCGCGTCGTTCTGGCGGCGGCTGTTCGCATTCGTCGGGCCGGGGTATCTCGTCGCGGTCGGCTATATGGACCCCGGCAACTGGGCGACCGACATCGCCGGCGGCTCCGCGTTCGGCTACACGTTGCTGTCGGTCGTGCTGCTGTCGAACCTCATGGCGATGGTGCTGCAAGCCCTCTCCGCGCGCCTCGGCATCGTGGCCGGGCTCGACCTCGCCCAGGCCTGCCGCGCGCATTATTCGAAGCCGGTCTCGGTCGCGCTCTGGTTTCTGTGCGAGATCGCGATCATCGCTTGCGACCTCGCCGAGGTGCTCGGCACCGCGATCGCGCTGAAGCTGCTGTTCGGGCTGCCTTTGGTCTACGGCGTCGTCCTCACCGCGCTCGACGTGTTCCTGATCCTCGCGCTGCAACGCTTCGGGTTCCGCAAGCTTGAGGCGTTCGTCGTCGCCTTGCTCGTGATCATCGCTGGCTGCTTCGTCTTCGAGCTGTTCCTGGCGCGGCCCGAATGGGCGGGCGTGCTCGGCGGGCTCGTCCCGACGACGCAGATCGTGACCAACCCGGCGATGCTCTACATCGCGATCGGCATCCTCGGCGCGACCGTGATGCCGCACAATCTGTATCTCCACTCGTCGATCGTCCAGACGCGTGCGTTCGCCAAGGACACGGCGGGCAAGCGCGACGCGATCACGATGGCGACGATCGACGGCACCGTGGCGCTGGGGCTGGCGTTCTTCATCAACGCGGCGATCCTGATCCTCGCGGCGGCGACCTTCCACGTCGCAGGGCGCACCGACGTTGCCGAGATCGACCAGGCATACCAGCTGCTAGCCCCGATGCTCGGCATGGGCGCGGCGAGTGTGCTCTTCGCGGTTGCGCTGCTGGCGTCGGGCCAGAACTCGACGGTGACGGGAACGCTTGCCGGCCAGATCGTGATGGAGGGGTTCCTCAACCTGCGCATGCCGGTCTGGGCGCGGCGGCTGGTGACGCGGTTGCTCGCGATCGTGCCCGCGGTATTCGTGGTCGGTGCGTCGGGCGATGCGGGGGCGACCAAGCTGCTGGTGCTGAGCCAGGTCGTGCTGAGCCTGCAACTTCCGTTCGCGGTGGTGCCACTGGTCAAGTTCACCGGCGACCGCACGATCATGGGCGATCTGGTCAGCCCGGCCTGGCTGAAGATCCTCGCCTGGGTGATCGCCGCGGTGATCATCGGGCTTAACGGCACGCTTCTGTACGGCATGCTGTAG